Genomic segment of Pochonia chlamydosporia 170 chromosome 1, whole genome shotgun sequence:
GAGAGCGGAAATAAGAGCAAGTTCCAAGTTTGGACATCCATCGGGCTTGTCAGGGGGTGTAGGTCGCCGGAACTGAATTCTCCAAACAAGCTTAAATAAGCGATGGGTTCTAAGTTGGGATCATATTGGCATTCGTATGTCCTGACAAGTTTGTGGTACAAGTTTTGCCTTGGATGTTGGACTGACGACCTGTTTCGAttttttcttgtctttgttcttttgaTGGGGGAACCTTGGAACGGCTTTTCTTGTACATGTTATATCTTGGTTTGAGACTATCCTTGCGACTGTATTGGTCTAGCAACATACCGTCATATTTAGAGCGCAAGGCGTCTATAGATATGGGATAGAGCGTTAAGTCTCTAGACAGGCTGGATACATTGAGTTAGCTTTAGACGATGGCGAAGGAATAACTAGCCAATCTATTCTGGTTTGCCGAATCGCTTATTCTTGCTCCCTTCCGATCAAGTTTGGACGGCCCTCCACGTACGCACATCCCGAACAAGCGATTGCAGATCGTTCCCAGTTCAAGGAAGTTGGGATGTCGGTGCATTCATGGCATGATAGTTTTGTTGTATTGTTTCATGGCTTGGATGTCGTTTCAAGGAGATAGAAAAAGCCAAGCGTACTTGTGTCTATCCCACTTTCTAAGCACAATGGATGTAGGCAACGATGAGTCAAAAGATTCTGTTGTTTAGGCACGTTGACATAGCTTCGTGTTTACGTCTTGTTTCACACACCCTTTGAACCTGGTTTGCGCTGGTTTCGCGGCAGGTTTTGTTCACGGGGCTGAGACTGGTGTTGAGCATCTCCAGACGACTTGCTAGTTCGGCTGCGTGGGAAGAATGGACGGAGTAGAGCAGACACATATTTATGAGCACGTTTGAACAGAGTGGGCTTTTACTCCGTGGAGACGAATAACCACTGATATGTCATCTATTTGTCAGAGGACCTTGGATACAAAACTGTGCGAAAGCATTTTCGCGAAATACCCCTGTCGGAAATGGGGAGGGCAGATGGCAGAGTacggagaagaagaggagatggTTACGTGGATGGTGGGTTTTGCATCTGTGCAGATGCGTGAAGTGGGAATGGAAGATACCTGCCTGTGTGGATAGATTATATTGGTGTTTCTGATTCACGtagagtacggagtagtttAGTTGGCCGTCTTTCATTGGGTTTGATAGGTTTTGCCAAGACTTCTTCATGGACGGAAATCCACACCTCCCCATTGGTattctgcttcttttcctgTGTTTGAACAGAATCTTGGATAAGAGATGGAGGCCTCCTGGTTTCAATGTAGACTTGGGGAAATAGCCAATATTTTATAACTCCGATAATCAGTGCCCATTTGCAGTCTTGGATACATGGAAAGCAGAACTCACTGGTATGGATGTCGTCATATTATCAAGCAGGGTGCTGGGCATGAGATATCTGCTCTGAAAACACCGGCTGCGCATCCTGGGGACAACGCTCCCTGATTGAGATACCCAGTCGAGACCAAGGCGAGATGGATCTGTGTTGTAGACGCCAAGCGTTGACATGACCAGTATATGGCAGGTCGATGATTGGGTACTTTTTTAAAACCACAGCCACCATCTTGACTCGATGGTGACGAGACTCTTGCTACCTTCAGATTGCATTGAGACAGCTCTCAAACAAAATATCTAGGCCAGCGGGTGATTGTGATCCTCAATCACACCGGGAGTTGAGCCGTCCGGGTTCATATTGCTCCATTCTCAGGTCAAGAAATATATTGATCTTCTAGGCAGAATTTAATCGATGAGGCTGAACAAATCTACACGCTAAGAAATAGAGTTAATCCAAGCACGGACATGTAACTGCCTTGGCGCACTCACCCAAAGCGAAGGACCCGAAGCTGCGATTACAGAAGttctcaaccaacaaacctTATAGTATCGCCAGAAAGCAATGCGCAGATGTTGTTACTCTGCGTCcaagtcaaagtcgacaAGGTTGTCTCCGTCCACGATtctgaaaaaaaaaaaaaaaaaaaaaaaaaaaaaaaaaaaaaaaaaaaaaaacgacCGCCGCAAACTTGGGTTGAGTAACACATGTTGCAAACTTGGACGAGAGTACAATAAGTGAGGTTTTGCAAGAAAGCAAAGTTGCTAGGTTCACGAAACCTCTTGCCTCGTACACAGAGTCCCCGAGAAGTGGCATTGGCCAATTATGCTATTGGGGAGGTATTATTTGTGCTGTAACGGCCACGAATTTGCCAAGATTCGGTCGTCCCCATGCCTGTCTTGGCGTTACCGAGCGGGATGCTGTGAGACAGTGCAGAATAGATAGTTTCATACTCTCTCTTCGGAGCACTTTGCCAATCCGTCGCAGGCCCCAAATGGCTGACTCGACTGCAACACCGCCGGTTCCTGATCGCAATGGCTTGGCAAACCACGATTAGGGCGCCTTAGCGGTCGTCCTGGCTGCTGTTTCGGGCCCCCAGTCCAAATACCGGCTGGAGGGTTACGTCAACACAGCAATGTTGATGATACACTAGTCATGGGGATAAACTCTGGGCTGGCTTCTCCAGAAGGCCTCTCTTTTCGAGTTTCATCCTCACTTGGGTGTGGGGTCGCGCAAATCGCAAGCatgcacggagtactccgtatgtatGGGGGAGTGTCGACTTTGCTACTGGGATATActtcgtactccgtacagatATATCAGTGTCGGCCCCCAACCCGGTCCTGAGGACGACGTGTGCAGATGAACAGCTTGAACGCTTCCCACTGGGTTCAAGGAGTCGTGAAGACCAACTATTGCTCTCTCCTATATCAACAGTAATCCAATTGTGCCGGTCACGTTTTTGGGCTACTTACTACCCATTGTTAGTTAAGTGCAAGCAAGCCAACATGCAGTGGTCAACGAAAaccgccattgctgccattgttgcaACTTGTAAGTGGCATCCTACCTTCGCTTCTGTCAGCAGATCATGCTTTAGCAAAGCCATACTGATACTGACTCGATAATGTCGTTACCCCAACAgacgcatcaacaacagaaGCTGCCCTGGCAGCTTTCTGTCccaacaatggcgaaatgTGCTTCCAATGGGGCATTCCAccggccaccaacaacgCGAAGTCCGGAAATCTTTACTTCCAACTTCGTGCCCCCGCTTCACATGCATGGTTTGCATTGGGGACCGGATCTAATATGCGTGGATCAAGCATGTTTGTCGTCCATCATAACGGAAAGAACGTGACTCTCAGTACCAGAAAAGGCGAGGGTCACCGCATGCCTCAGTATCAGTCTCGTTCGGATGTTCGGCTCCTCCCCGGATCGGGAGTTATCAATGGCAACCTTGTTGCCAACGTGTTATGCACAAGATGTTCGGATATCAACATCAGTGACTCGTCACCCTGGTTGTCCGCTCGGAAAATTGGACCGCCGATAGACTCGTCGAGCCCTTCAGCACCAATCTCGATCCATGATATGTACACAAGCTTCCTCGTCAACCTGAACCAAGCCTCCATTGCTGCCGATTCAAACCCATTTCTCACGCCAGCCACGAATGGTGGCACCAAGCCCAGCTCCAGCGGTCCCAGCGGCGTCGTTTCAACGGTGGATAACTCAAAGACTCTCCTGTATGCacatggcatcatcatggctgttGCTTTCCTCGTCGGATATCCAGTGGGAGCAGCGTTAATGCCGCTGCTTGGTAAATGGGTAATACATGCCGGTTGGCAGATGCTCGCGCTGGCTGCAACATGGGCTGGGTTTGCTATCGGGTATATTGTTTCTACCCGAAGCAACAGGGTAAGCTTTGGCAGGTACTGTCGAACCGGTATAAACCAGGATGCTGATGCTCGACTCTAGTTCTTGGCAGACTCCCACATGGTGATCGGACTCTTGGTCATTATTCTGATGATGGCACAACCAGctcttggctggctgcaCCATAGGCATTTCCTTAAGCACCGCCAGCGCGGTGTTATCAGCCACGTCCACATATGGCATGGCCGCGGCCTTATGCTGGTGGGTATTATCAACGGTGGTATTGGTCTCCAATTTGCCCGGGCACCATCAAGGTTTGTCATTGCCTATGGCGTAGTTGCGGCAATAACCTCGATCCTGTATCTTTGCGGTGTCACatttggcatcttcaagcGGAGGAAGGAGCAAGACAAGCGGCTTGaatcatcttcctccatgGCGCTTCCAAAGATGTAGCAGTGGCAATATCAATCATATGGTGAGGTTAAAAGCCATATTCTAGCAAATATTCGTCAGTTGATGGTTGCCTAAGCAAATAGACTTGCGGTGCCAATATGAAAGGCAACATGATGTGTCGTCGAATGTTAGTTCGCAGTGGGAGAGGATTCACCAGGACTTGgagaaaataaaaagaatTAGTCGTGCCCAGTAATTTTTGGCCAATGTGAAATTTTAGCAAACCAATAACTTCACTGAAGGATGAATCTTCTAGCCGCCGAAACAGTACCTTGAAGTGAATTGTGTTGTGCGTTGTatcatggtgatgagcaGTCTCCCgctctgctgctgccgaCTGTGGAGCCGACTATCATCGCAGCAGAAGGCTTCCCGGCTTTCTCCTCATGCTGTTCTTCTCCACTTGCAATACGCTTGACATGACAATTATGAAAAGAGCAACAAAATACGAGGCATTAGTTGTGACAAACAGGCTACAGAGTTCTTTTGACCGGGTAAATAGTTGGGTAGTCAAGGAAAGCAGCTCAATTGGTCATGGCCAACCTATGGCCGCAGCATTGCTATGTTGATCACGTGACATATACAATACTGGGGTCCCTTCCGCGCCTTAAACGGAGCAACGCACACtagttggaggaggttgaggaggccAATGAGATCCAGCCTGAGGCAGAAACTTGCAGTGCTGGCCGACTCAACCGGGGGAAATCGACATCACGATTTTCACAAAACCCTCAGTCCATACTCTCCCCCCATCGTCAGGGTCCCCAATTGAGCAACACCCACACATTCAAAATGCTCAGCCAACTGTCCAGGGCCACGGTAAGTCAATTTCCATCCATCTATCAGTGCTCTCGATGACTGCAGTGCCTGCACCACCGAGCTGGCGTTAACTGTTCGCAACCCGAAACTGACTGATTAAAAAGCGCGCCACCTCGGCTGTCCGCGCCGTCGCTCGAGTTGCCAGAGGCAATGCTGTCCAGGTTCGAGGCTTCATTGCCCCAACCGTCTCTCGAAAAGGTAAGGAACACGTTATACCCTTTCTTCAATAGTTTTCGCCCCAAATCTCGAGCATGTCGACATGCATTGGTCCTTTGGACGAAGGAGGAGGTTGTCGCGGCTATGCATCTCGGCATCATCTGCAGACCCGAAGAGCGCCATCCTAACCCGAGACATCGAACTCGAACACACCCACCAAAGACATCAGCACCGTCGATAATACAAACATCGCATCCCGACAAACTTGGCCGCCCTCTTTGTCCCGAATCCTTCATATCCCAATCCCGCACACATGGAACCAAACGCCCCAAGAACAGTTGACTAACACTGCCCTTCACAGCCGACTTCGTCCAGGACCTCTACCTGAAGGAGCTCAAGGCCTACAAGACCCCAGCCGTCAAGGAGTCCGACTCCGAAGGCCATGTCCAGGCCTTCTCCATGCCCAAGACCCCCGCCTCCCCCGAGGAGTCCGACCTCGCCAGCAACCTGAAGGAGTACGAGAGCATGGCTGTCGAGATTGAAGGCCAGGATGCCACCCAGACCAGCCAGGGCGGTGCTGCCGCTCTCCCCGACTGGCTCGAGGccgaggaagacgacgaggccgCTCACTAAATCCAACGAAACATCCTCGGAAACTGATAATAGATCTCAATTATTTGAAACTTTGGTGCGG
This window contains:
- a CDS encoding ATP synthase H chain (similar to Metarhizium robertsii ARSEF 23 XP_007820424.1), whose amino-acid sequence is MLSQLSRATRATSAVRAVARVARGNAVQVRGFIAPTVSRKADFVQDLYLKELKAYKTPAVKESDSEGHVQAFSMPKTPASPEESDLASNLKEYESMAVEIEGQDATQTSQGGAAALPDWLEAEEDDEAAH